In Pseudoalteromonas marina, a genomic segment contains:
- the lgt gene encoding prolipoprotein diacylglyceryl transferase → MALEFPQIDPIIFSIGPLSVRWYGLMYLIGFAFAMWFANRQAAKPNSGWTKEQVSDLLFYGMLGVILGGRIGYVLFYQFSYFLENPLYLFRIDQGGMSFHGGTLGVITAVAIFSWTRKKSLLQVGDFVAPLVPVGLLAGRIGNFINGELWGRVSDVPWAMVFPTGGPLARHPSQLYEAFFEGLVLFLIMLWFIKKPRPAGSVGGVFLLGYGVFRFGIEYFRQPDAQLGLFADFISMGQILSLPMIIGGLGLLIWAYKNPQQVTAAKA, encoded by the coding sequence ATGGCACTTGAGTTTCCTCAAATCGATCCAATTATTTTTTCGATTGGACCACTGAGCGTACGTTGGTACGGATTGATGTATTTAATTGGTTTTGCATTTGCGATGTGGTTTGCAAATCGTCAAGCGGCAAAGCCTAATTCTGGCTGGACCAAAGAGCAGGTAAGTGATCTATTATTTTATGGCATGTTAGGGGTCATACTTGGTGGTCGTATTGGCTATGTATTGTTTTACCAATTTAGCTATTTTTTAGAAAACCCACTTTACTTATTCCGCATCGATCAGGGCGGTATGTCGTTTCATGGTGGTACGCTGGGCGTAATTACAGCCGTTGCTATTTTTTCGTGGACACGTAAAAAATCACTGCTACAAGTTGGCGATTTTGTAGCGCCACTAGTGCCAGTGGGGTTATTAGCAGGGCGTATAGGTAACTTTATAAATGGTGAGTTATGGGGGCGTGTATCAGACGTACCTTGGGCTATGGTATTTCCAACCGGCGGGCCGCTTGCTCGCCACCCTTCGCAGTTATACGAAGCCTTTTTTGAAGGGCTCGTTTTATTCTTAATTATGCTATGGTTTATTAAAAAGCCACGCCCTGCGGGCAGTGTTGGCGGTGTATTTTTATTAGGTTACGGTGTGTTTAGGTTTGGTATTGAATACTTCCGCCAACCAGACGCACAACTAGGCTTATTTGCCGACTTTATCTCTATGGGACAAATACTGTCACTGCCTATGATTATAGGTGGTTTAGGTTTATTAATTTGGGCTTATAAAAACCCGCAGCAAGTAACAGCAGCAAAGGCATAA